GAGGTCGAGGGGTTTGATGTGCTCGTGGCCGTGGACGGCCAGGAAGGGCTGGCGAAAGCCCAGGCTGAGCGACCCCACCTCATCATTCTGGATCTCATGCTGCCGAAGATGAACGGCTACGAGGTCTGCACGATGCTCAAGCAGGACACCCGGTATCAACAGATCCCGATCATCCTGTTCACCGCGAAGGCGTCGGAGAAGGATGAAAAGTTGGGGATGGACTGCGGCGCTGACGGCTATATCCGCAAGCCGTTCCGGGCCCAGGAGCTGCTGGAGAAGATCCGAGCGCTCATCGGCGCCTCATCGCAGCCGACGCAGCCATGACACGAACACCGACACAGAGGAGGGCGCGCCGCCATGGATGATCAACCAAAGAAAAAGCGAATCTTGATTGTCGATGACACGAAGGATATCCTGACTGTCGTGTCCCGCCGGCTGCAAAGCTGGGGCTATGAAGCGCTGACCGCCGAGACCGGCGAGGACGGCTTGCGGATCGCCCAGGAGTGCGTGCCGGACTTGATGCTGCTGGACATCATGATGCCGAAGATGAAGGGGCGGGATGTGTGCGCCAAGCTGCGGGCGGACCCCAAGACCGCGAAGATCCCGGTGATCTTCCTGACGGCCTTAGGGCTGGCCGACCATGTGAAGGCCGGCATGGATTTGGGCGCGGCGGACTACATCGTCAAGCCCTTCGAGCCGGCGGAGTTGAAGGAGCGCATCGCCATCGTCCTGGCCCGCGCCGAACATGAGGCCGCCTAAGGGAAGAGAGCGCCATGTCCGTGACCATTGAGCTTGAAAACTATCTCATTAAGCCCGAGGTGATCCAGCTCGTGCCCGAAGCGCTGGCTCGCAAGCACGTCGTGATGCCGGTGTTTAAAATCGGGGAGACGCTGACCGTGGCGATGAAAGATTCGCTCGATGTCATCGCCATTGATGGGCTTCGTCTGAAGACGAAGTGCGACATCAAGACCGTCGTGGCTTCTGAGACGAGCATCCGGCAGGCGATCGATCAGTATTACGGCGCGGCGAGCGCGGCCGCCGCGGCCGGCCCTAAGAAGCCGATGAAGGAAGAGGAGGCTGCCGGGGAGCCTCCAGTCATCCGCATGGTGAGCCAGCTGGTCATGGAGGCGGTCAAGGACCGGGCCAGCGACATCCATATCGAGCCGGGCGAAGGCACGCTGCGCACGCGGTTTCGGGTCGACGGCGTGCTGCGGGAAGTCAGCGGCCCGCCCCTGCATCTGCATGCGGCGGTTGTCTCCCGCATCAAGGTGCTCTCGCGGCTGGACATCGCGGAAAAGCGCAAGCCGCAGGACGGCCGATTCCGGATGAAGATGGAAGAAACCGACATCGACTTGCGCGTCTCCACCATCCCAACACAGCATGGGGAGAAAGTCGTGATGCGCCTGCTGGATAGCTCCAGCGCTCGCTTAAGCCTGGCACAGCTCGGCATGGATGAGGCCACCCGCCACGCGGTGGAGCGATTCATCGCATCGCCGCACGGCATTTTCCTCGTGACCGGGCCGACCGGCAGCGGCAAGACCACCACGCTGTATGCCGCCCTGCATCTGATTAATTCCCAGGCCCTCAACATCCTGACCATCGAAGACCCGGTGGAATACCAGCTTGCCGGCGTCAACCAAGTCCAGGTCAACCCGAAAGCGGAGATCACCTTCGCCTCGGCGCTGCGCGCGTTTTTGCGGCAGGATCCGAACGTGATCATGGTGGGCGAAATCCGCGACCGCGAAACGGTGGAGATCGCGGTGCAAGCCGCCCTCACCGGGCATCTGGTCTTTTCCACCCTGCACACGAATGACGCCCCCAGCTCCTTGACCCGGCTGGTGGATATGGGGGTGGAGCCCTTCCTGATCGCCTCCGGCGTGATCGGCGTGCTGGCACAGCGCCTCGTGCGCGTCATCTGCCAGGCCTGCAAGGCATCGTACGCGCCGGAGCCGGCGGTGGTCCGCGAGTTTCAGCTGCCGGAGGCGGCGATGCTCACACGCGGCAAGGGCTGTGCCGCCTGCCAGCAGACCGGCTACAAGGGCCGCATTGGGATCTATGAGCTGCTGGCGATGACCTCTGAGGTGAAGGATTTGGTGGTGGCGAAGGCCGCGGCGCACGCGATCCGCGAGGCGGCTCACATCCGGACGCTACGCGACGATGGCGTGGCCAAGGCCCTCGCGGGGATCACCACCATCGAAGAAGTGGTTCGCGTGACCCAACTCGATTGAGGGGATCATGAAGAGCAAGCCGGTGATTTTACTCGTTGATGATGAGCTCTCAATCCGCAAGGTGATCGGCAAGCGGCTAGCACAGTTCGGCTTTTCCGTGCTGGCCGCCGCCAGCGGCGAGGAGGGCTTGCAGCTCGCCGCAGCGCACCATCCGGATCTGATCCTGCTGGACATCATGATGCCGAACATGAAAGGGCGCGATGTCTGCGCGCGGCTGAAGGCCGATCCGGCCACGAACGCGATCCCGGTGATTTTCCTCACGGCCTTAGGATTAGCCGATCACATCAAGGGCGGCATGGACCTCGGGGCCGATGATTACATCATCAAACCGTTTGATCCGGACAAGCTGCGGGAGCGCATCATGGTGTGCCTCGCGAGACATCAACGATAGTCAGATGCCGACGTACCAGTACACGGCGCGCGATCAGCGCGGCCAACAGGTCAGAGGCGCGCAGGCGGCCTCCAGCGTCGAAGCGCTGGCGGATGCGCTGCGCCGCCGCGGCTACTTGGTGACGACGCACCAGGAAGTCGGGGCCTTCGCTGTGAACGCTGCGCGCGGCCTGCAGCTCTTCGGGCCGCGGGTCGGCTATGACGATCTCGTCCTCTTGAATGTCCAGCTCTCGAAAATGGTCCAGGTGGGCATTCCGCTCGTCACCGGATTGGAAACGCTCGAGCAGCAGGCGACGAATCCAGCGCTCAAAACAACGCTCGCCGACGTGGCGCGCCGGGTGCAGGGCGGGGAGAGTTTTTCCGACGCCCTCAGCCACCATGGGCGCATCTTCTCCGGGCTGTTCATCAACATGGTGCGCGCCGGGGAGGCCTCGGGCAAATTGGATGACATCCTGCGCCGCCTGGCCGACTTCACGAAGCACCAAGCGCAGCTTCGCGAGCAGCTGGTCACGGCCATGACCTATCCGATTGCGCTGCTGGCGGTCGGCATCGGTGTCGGCACCTTTCTCATCACGATGATCATCCCCAAGTTCATGAAGATTTACCTCGAAGCCGATGTGCCGCTGCCGCTGCCAACACTGCTGCTCTACCAATTGAGCCGGCACTGGTGGCTCATCATCGGGCTGCTCATCGCCGCCGTGGCACTCCTTGGGTGGTACGTCACGACCCCGGCCGGCCGGCGGCAGCTCGACGCGCTGAGCCTGCGCGTTCCGGTGCTGGGCGAGCTGGTCCGCCGGGCTGCGCTCTCGCGCTTCGCCCGCACGCTGGCCACGTTGATTTCCAGCGGGGTGCCGATTCTGGAGTCGCTGGCGATTGCGGAGCTGACCTGCGGCAACGCGGTCATCGCGGATGCGTGCCGGGCGGCCGCCTCGCACGTGAAGGAAGGCGGGTCGCTCGCCGAGCCGCTGAACGCCAGCCGCGAATTTCCGCCGATGGTCATACAGATGATCCTTGTGGGCGAGGCAGCCGGCACCCTAGATCAGATGCTCGAAGAGGTCGCCAACCACTATGATGAGCTGGTCCAGCACGGCATTAAACGGGTGATGTCGCTGGTGGAGCCGATGTTTCTTGTCGTGATGGGAGGGATGGTGGCCTTCATCATGGCGAGCTTGCTGCTGCCGATGTTTCGGTTGGTCAATGTGGTGAAATAGAAATAGAAGAGGAGGAGAGATGAAGAGGCGAGGGCTGGGGTGGAGATCGGCGTTTACGCTGATCGAGATGCTGATTGTGATCATGGTGATCGCGATCTTAATCGGCGTGCTGCTGCCGCAATTCCGCGGGGCCCAGGATGAAGCCGCGATCCAGCGGGCGAAGTCGGAGCTGCGGACCATCGCGACCGCGATCGAGTCGTACTACATCCACAACAGCAACACGATCGTCAGCGCGCTCACCTCGCTGACCACGGCCAGCCCTCGGATCATCAGCTCCATTCCGGATGATCCATTCCGCGCCGGCAGCAATGATTACAGCTTTTACCGCGACACCAACGCCATCTACTACGTGGTCTTCTCCTACGGCCAGGACCGCGCGGCCGCGATCACCAGCATCACGACCGGCGGCGTGCCGCAGTGCACCGGGGCCAACTGTGCCACGTCGATCGATGATATCTGTGTGACCAACGGCTCTCCGCCCGGAGCGCCCAACTGTTGACATGATGCCCCGTTTAGGTTTTACGTTGATGGAGATGATGCTAGCCCTCGTGCTGTTTGCCACAGGCACGGTGGCGTGTATGGAGCTCTTGCATCGGGGACAAGCCGGGCAGGCGGATGGAGAAAACGTCCTGATCGCCACGTATGTCGGCCAGCGGCGGCTGGAAGAGTTGCGCAACACGGCGTACGGCAGCCTGGTCGATGAATCGAAAGCCTCGGTCAGCAGCCCGTCAGGCTACAGCCGGTTCAGCCGGCAGGTGACGGTGACCACGCCGTATACGGATCTGAAGCAGGTGGTGGTGACGGTCTACTGGACGCAGGCCGGATCTGAGACGAGCATTAGTTTGCAAACATATCGCTCGAATGTCTAAGCTTTTTCAAAGCGCCTTGGGGTTTACGTTGATGGAAGTGCTGATCGTGACGGTCCTCTTTGCCATTTTCATGGGCGCGGTGTATGAAACATCGATCGTGGGATTGCGGGCCGCCAACAGCGCGGATGAGCGGGAAGACCTCCGCACCCAAATGACGCGCGCCCTCGATCAAATGACCCGCGAGATGGCGTCCTCCTACAACGTTGATGTCGCGCAAGATCAACGATTTCAGTTTGACGCCAGGGACATCGACGGCGACGGCTCCAACGACACCAACATCAACTACGTGGTGACCAGCGGAGATCTGTTGCGGGGATCAACCTTGCTCATCAGGGACCTTTCGTCATTGGACTTCGATTATGTGGACGCCGACGGCGACAGCATGTCAACGCCCGTGGCCAGCGGAGACCGCGATGAAGTCCGCGTCGTCCAAATCACCATGACGGCAGTCAAAGACCAGGAAACGATCTCCCTCACTGCCGCCGCCTACCTGCGCAACATGTGATGAGAAACACAGCTCTTAGCTCCCAACTCCCAGCTCCCAGCCAACTCGGTCAGCAGGGCGCTGCCCTCATGGCGACCTTCCTCTTGATGCTCCTCCTCTCCGGCCTCGCGTTGGCTGTGGGCGTCTTCTCGAACAATAGCCTCGCCACGAGCCGGAGCCAGTTGCTGGATAAGCAGGCCTACTACATCGCCGAAGCCGGCTGGCAGCGCGCGCGGCAAGCGTTAAGCGCTGGCACGTGGTCGGCGGCCTCTAGCACGGGGAATACGTATAGCGAGTCGTTCGGGGCCGGCGAATACAGCGTGACCATCGTTGACGAAACCACGCCCGCGGTTGAAGACGACGACACGGAGTACACGATCACCTCCTCTGGGTATGTGCCGAGTGCGGCCTCCTATCGATCCCGGCGGCAAGTGGCGGAGACCGACGTGGAGGTCACGGTGACCAATACGAATCAGTCGCTCTCGGCCACCGCCACGGCGTCGTCCACCAACGGCTCCAACACGGCGAGCAAATCGAAAGACGGCGACACCGGCACCAAATGGCAAGCCGGCACCAAAGGGCCGAATGAATGGCTGAAGATGGACTACGGCAGCGCGGCCACCGTGAATCGGATGATCATCAAGGATGACGGCAATATCAGCAGCGCGATCACTATCCAGCACTCTGATGACGCCGCCGCGTGGACCGCGGTGAGCGGCTCATCGATCGTCGAGTCCCCCAACAACACCTTTGACATCAACTTTACTTCGACGAGCCACCGCTATTTCCGCGCGCTGTTTCCTGATGTAGGCAGCGGCAGCCGCGCCGGGGTCAAGGAGATGGAAACGTACAACATCGCAAGCCGCGCTGTGGAATTTGGCGATGCCGGAACGGTGACCAGCCAATGGTGATACCGGCAGGACGAGGCGCGCCCCGCCCTGACGGGCGGGGCAAGTGGATCGGGCTGGACATCAGGCCGCCAGGTACGCGATGGATTGAGATGGAATCCGACGGCAAGTCGCTGCGGGTCATCCGCCATGGCACGCAGCTTGGCGAGCTTTCAGGGCGCTCGGTGCATGCGGCCCTAGCCGGCGCTGACGTGGCGATCCGGCGCCTGGTCATGCCGCTGATGCCTAAGCTCGAGCTGCTTGAGGCGGCGAAGTGGGAATTGAAAGACCAGGTGGCATTTCCCATCCAAGAGGCCGCGCTGGATGTCCGGGTGCTTGGCGAGGTGGTGGAGCAGGACGTGAAGAAACAGGACGTCTTGGCGGCCGCCGCTCCAAGCCGTGCGGTCAGCGCGCTCATCGGCGAGCTGACACGCGCTCGGCTGCGCATCGAGAGCATCAGCCCGCAGTCGTGCGCGGCCTGGGAGTGCGTTGCAGCGCTCATCCCCGAGGCGCGCCGCGGGTCGGTGGCCGTGTTGGACATCGGCTGTTCCCAGACCTCAATCGTGATCGCCCATGACGGCGCGCCACAGCTGGTTCGCGAGATCGCCTTCGGCAGCGACCTCTTGACCCAAGCGCTCGTGGGGACGGTGGCGCTTGACGACGGGGGCGCGGTGACGATCGATCGCCCCATGGCCGAACGGCTCAAGCAGCGGCACGGGATTCTCTCCGACGCCGCCGAGGGCAAGACGGACGAAAACATTCCGCTGTTTCACCTGGCGTCCTTGATGCGCCCAGTGATGGAGCAGGTGCTGACGGAGCTCAGCCGCCTGTTCGATTTTTACAAAACCCAGGGTCACAGCGCCGGGGTCCAGCGCCTGCTCATCTGCGGCATGGACGCGACGCTGAGCAACCTGCAGGTCTCGCTGTCCGAAGGGCTCGGCATTCCCGTGGAGGTCTTCAACCCGTTGCAGCATCTTCCGCAGCCGTCGAAGACAGCGGCCGATGAGCTGCCTGAGGCAGAGGGATCGCGGCTGGCGGCGGCGATCGGCCTTGCCCTCTCGCACGGGCAAGGGGTCAACCTGCTGCCGCGGGCGTCCCAAACCGCGAACGCCGCCGGCGATGCGACGGCGAATCGCACGCCGCGTCTTGCCGCGGCGGTCGGACTCATCGCGCTCGCGGTCACAGGAGGATTCCTGGCGGCCGTCGGGATCTCACAGTGGCACGTGAGCCGGCAGCAGCGGCTCTGGCAGCAGATCGAGCCGGCCTATACCCAGCGGCTGAACCAGGATGAGGCCAACCGCAGCCTGGATGCCGCCTTAGACATCGTGCAGACATTTTTTGAGCGGCAGCCGCTCTGGGGGAGCCTGCTGAAAGAGCTGGCGGCTCTTGTGCCGGCGACGATCGAGCTGACCGAGTGTCACATCGAGTTCGAGGGCGAACGGCGCATCGCGCGTCTCAAAGGGCGCGTGATCGCCGCAGGAAACGGTGGCGGGGTCGCACAGTTAGCGGAAGCGCTTGAGCGCTCGCCGTTTTTCTCTGATGTTAACCTGATCGATTCCGAAGTCCGTTCCTCAGAGATGGGGGCCTCGACGTTCAGCCTTGAGGCTTTCTTGGAGTGACCGATGCTTCCTCCAGCGCTGGCTCAACTATCTGAAGGGCGCAAGCAGACGGCGCTCATCCTCTGCGCGGCGGTTGCCGGCGCAGTGTTGCTCGCCCAGTGGGTGTGCGTGCCGGCGGCCTCGCGCCTGAGCACCCAGCGGGCGATGCTCAGCGAGCTGAAGGCAAAGCATGCGCACGCCGCCGCCGTCACGCAGCAGCCGGTTGACGCGGTTGCGGATCGGGCGCGGCAGCAGCGGCGCCAAGCGCTGGAGGCTCGCCTGGGGAGGAGCCAATCGCTGCCCAAGATCCTCGAAGAACTGCAGCGGCGCGCCGGAGGGCATCGGCTGGCCGTCGTCATCACGCCGGCGCGGCCGGATGATCCGCGCGCCGCCCACCTGGTGCGCGCCGGGCCTTCGCTCACGCTGCGCGAAGTGCTCCTCAACGCGCAGCTCACCGGGACCTTGCGCGACATCGCCGAGTTTCTTGGCGCGCTCTCCGGAGCTCCCTTCGCCTCATCGGTGAGAGCGGCATCGCTCACTGCGTCAACGGCGGCGCCTGCGCCGTTGCGCGCGAACGTGCAGCTGGCCGTCTATCTTCCCGCGGCCGAGGCTGTGCCGCCTGGCATGCCGAGCACGGCCGCAGCACCGCTGCCCATCGAATCAAGTGCCACGGCGCGCGCAGCACAGCAAGCGCTGGCCGGCGGCCTAGCCTGGGGGCGGGATCCGTTTCCGCACAAGGAGGAGCGGGCGGCGGCCGCGGCCTCGCTGCATCTTGAAGGCATCTTGTGGGATGCGGCGATCCCGATGGCCATCATCAACGGCCAGACGCTGGGCGTGGGCGACACCTTTGAGGGCTACCGCATCACGGCCATCACGAACGATGAGGTCTCCTTGTCCAACGGCGCCGACACGTTCCAACTGCATCTATCCCCCTAAGCGGCCCGCACCATTTACCGACTAGACCTTACAGGCGGATTATGTGACAATACTCGTCTATGGAAACTCTCAGAGAATTCTTCGCGAACCTCTACCACTTCGATGCGCTCATCCGGTGGGGCGGCTACACCGTGCTCGTGGGGATCGTGTTTGCCGAAACCGGCTTGCTCGCCGGCTTCTTTCTGCCCGGCGATTCGCTGCTGGTGACGGCCGGGCTCTTGGCGGTCGGGGACGGGCCCTTGAACATTGGGGCGCTGATCATCCTCTTGAGCGCGGCGGCGATCGCGGGCGATAGCACCGGCTACGCGATCGGCTATCATGCCGGGCCGAAAATCTTCCGGCGCGAGGATTCCCGGTGGTTTCGGAAAGAGCACGTGCGGAGGACCCAGCGGTTCTATGACACCTACGGCGCAAAAACGATCGTCCTGGCTCGTTTCATGCCGTTTGTTCGGACCTTCGCGCCGACCGTCGCCGGCGTGGCGCGGATGCGCTACCGGACGTTTGTGATCTTTAATATCCTCGGCGGTATTAGCTGGGTGGCCAGCATGACGCTGGCCGGGTATTGGCTGGGCCGCTCGGTTCCGCATATCGATCGGCAGCTGCATTGGATCATCTTGGGGATTATCATCGTCTCGATGCTCCCCATCATTCGAGAATGGCTGGTCAGCCGCCATCGCCGCCATGAGCCCGCCTGAGCCGCTCCCCGAAGCGGCCTTCGACGACCTAAGGCTGCATCCGAATTTGCTCAAGGGGATCCATGACCTGGGGTTTTTGCGGCCCACGCCGATCCAGGCCCAAGCGATTCCGCACATCCTCGCCGGCCGGGATGTGATCGGCTGCGCGCAGACCGGCACGGGAAAAACCGCGGCGTTTGTCTTGCCGATTCTCCATCGATTGCTGCTTCGCCCCTCCACCAGGCACCTCCGAGCGCTCATCATTGCCCCGACCCGCGAGCTCGCCTTGCAGTCGATGGATCATCTCAAGGCCCTCTCGCGCTACGTGCATCTTAAGGGTGCGGCGATTTTCGGCGGGGTGCCGATGGATCCTCAGATCAAGGCGCTCACCCAGGGCGTGGACATTGTCTCGGCCACCCCAGGGCGGCTGCTCGACCACGTCTACTCAGGGCGGATCAATTTCGTGGACCTGGAGGTGTTCGTGCTGGATGAGGCGGATCGCATGCTGGACATGGGCTTTTTGCCGGACATCCAGAAGATCATGCGGTTGCTGCCGGTGAAGCGGCAGAACCTGCTGTTTTCCGCCACCATGCCTCCCTCGGTCCTCACCCTGGTCCATCAGATCCTGCACCATCCGGTCACCGTCGAAATCGGCCAGCGCTCAAGCCCTGCGGTCGGCATCCGCCATGCCATCTATCCGGTGGCGCGCGCGCAGAAAGTGGAGCTCCTCGCCCATCTGCTGCGCCAGCCCGGCATGACCTCGGTCCTGGTCTTTAGCCGCACCAAGCACTATGCGGATCGGTTGAGCCAGATGCTGCAGCGGCACGGGTTTTCCGTCTCGGTGCTGCACGGCGACCGCAGCCAGAGCCAGCGCCTGCGAGCCCTCGATCAATTCCGGCGCGGCAAAACCCAGGTCATGGTGGCGACCGATATCGCCGCGCGCGGCATCGACATCGAGGACATCACCCATGTCATCAACTTCGACGTGCCCAATACCCCGGACGATTACGTGCACCGCATCGGGCGGACCGCCCGGGCCGAGGCGACCGGCGATGCCTTTACACTGATCGATCATGACGAGGAGCCGCTCATCGCCGACATCGAGCGGGCCCTGGCCCGCACCTTGCCCCGCGTGACCCTGCCGGATTTTCAGTACAAGAAATCCGAGCCCCATCGTCCGCATGAGCCGTACCGACATCGTCCGGGGCAGCGCCCGCCGCCTCGCGCCCATGATGCGCATGGCCATCGGTACCGTCATCGATAACTCGTCATGCAAGTCGGCCTGATTGGATTGCCGCAATCCGGAAAAAAGACGCTGCTGCGGCTGCTCACGGGTGTTGATGCCACCACCGTCTCCCACGGAAACGGCGGGGCGATCCCCGGCATCTGCCCGGTCCGCGATCCGCGGCTGGATCGGCTGGCCGCCATGTACCGCCCGAAGAAACTCACCCCGGCGACGATCGAATATCACCTCCTGCCTGATCTGACCAAAGATTCCGCGAAAAACCAGGAGCTCTTCAAGGCGTTGGAGCGGGTCGATGTCTTCGGGGTCGTGGTCCGCGCCTTTGCGGATACGGCCGTGTTCCATCTTGAGGGCTCGGTCGATCCGCTCCGGGACATCGAGATCGTCGTCAACGAGCTGTTGCTGAATGACCTGCTGTTCGTGGACAAGCGGCTGGAGCGCATCGCCAAAGACGCCCTCCGCAGCGCGGGCCCTGATCGCGCGGCGGAGCAGGCCCTCTTGAGAGCGCTGCACGGCCATCTCAACAATAATCAGCCGGTGCGCACGTTTCCGCTGGATGCGGCGGCGGCCAAGCTCTTGGCGAGCGCGCCTCTCTTGAGCCGCAAGCCGCTGCTCTTGATCTTGAATGTGGGGGAAGAGGAGCTGGCTTCGCATCGTCTGGCGGCTGCCGTGTCCGAGCGCTATGGAGCGCAGGGGGCGCTCAGCGTCGAAGTCTCGGCGAAAATCGAAGAGGAGCTCTCGCAGTTGGAGGATCCCACAGAGCGCGCGGCGTTTCTGGCGGATTTAGGGCTGGCCGAGTCGGCCATTGACCGGCTGACGAGGATGAGTTACAGTGCCTTAGGGCTGATCTCCTACTTCACGGTGGGGGAGGATGAGGTGCGCGCCTGGACGATCCGCCGCGGAGCGGCAGCGCCGGAGGCCGGCGGGGCGATTCATTCCGACATCGCCCGGGGTTTTATCCGGGCCGAGCGGATCGCCTATGAGGATCTCATCAGCCTCGGCAGCGAGCAGGCCGTCAGCCAGGCCGGGAAAGCGCAGCTGAAAGGCAAAGAGTATGTGGTGGAGGACGGCGACATCCTCAATTTTCGCTTCAATGTCTAAGGCGCGCGACATCGGAGGGAGCCGGAAGCCATGAAGGAGATGGTTAAGCAGTTGACCGCCAACCTGAAAACGGTGATCGCCTTCGTCGAGCAGCGGGCCTCGCCTCCCACCGGGGAGTATTTGGAGGGTGTCTTGACGCGCCAAGGTCTTGAGCCATGCCGCAAGCTCCTTGAGCAAGCCCTCGGCCCTCCGCTGAAAGATTTCAACGAGGCCAAGACGCTTGAGCCGCGCATCCAAAAAGCGGTGGATCGGCTCGGCGG
The Candidatus Omnitrophota bacterium genome window above contains:
- a CDS encoding response regulator, which codes for MPEKFRILLVDDEPSIVKMVGKRLEVEGFDVLVAVDGQEGLAKAQAERPHLIILDLMLPKMNGYEVCTMLKQDTRYQQIPIILFTAKASEKDEKLGMDCGADGYIRKPFRAQELLEKIRALIGASSQPTQP
- a CDS encoding response regulator → MDDQPKKKRILIVDDTKDILTVVSRRLQSWGYEALTAETGEDGLRIAQECVPDLMLLDIMMPKMKGRDVCAKLRADPKTAKIPVIFLTALGLADHVKAGMDLGAADYIVKPFEPAELKERIAIVLARAEHEAA
- a CDS encoding type II/IV secretion system protein, which encodes MSVTIELENYLIKPEVIQLVPEALARKHVVMPVFKIGETLTVAMKDSLDVIAIDGLRLKTKCDIKTVVASETSIRQAIDQYYGAASAAAAAGPKKPMKEEEAAGEPPVIRMVSQLVMEAVKDRASDIHIEPGEGTLRTRFRVDGVLREVSGPPLHLHAAVVSRIKVLSRLDIAEKRKPQDGRFRMKMEETDIDLRVSTIPTQHGEKVVMRLLDSSSARLSLAQLGMDEATRHAVERFIASPHGIFLVTGPTGSGKTTTLYAALHLINSQALNILTIEDPVEYQLAGVNQVQVNPKAEITFASALRAFLRQDPNVIMVGEIRDRETVEIAVQAALTGHLVFSTLHTNDAPSSLTRLVDMGVEPFLIASGVIGVLAQRLVRVICQACKASYAPEPAVVREFQLPEAAMLTRGKGCAACQQTGYKGRIGIYELLAMTSEVKDLVVAKAAAHAIREAAHIRTLRDDGVAKALAGITTIEEVVRVTQLD
- a CDS encoding response regulator, which encodes MKSKPVILLVDDELSIRKVIGKRLAQFGFSVLAAASGEEGLQLAAAHHPDLILLDIMMPNMKGRDVCARLKADPATNAIPVIFLTALGLADHIKGGMDLGADDYIIKPFDPDKLRERIMVCLARHQR
- a CDS encoding type II secretion system F family protein; its protein translation is MPTYQYTARDQRGQQVRGAQAASSVEALADALRRRGYLVTTHQEVGAFAVNAARGLQLFGPRVGYDDLVLLNVQLSKMVQVGIPLVTGLETLEQQATNPALKTTLADVARRVQGGESFSDALSHHGRIFSGLFINMVRAGEASGKLDDILRRLADFTKHQAQLREQLVTAMTYPIALLAVGIGVGTFLITMIIPKFMKIYLEADVPLPLPTLLLYQLSRHWWLIIGLLIAAVALLGWYVTTPAGRRQLDALSLRVPVLGELVRRAALSRFARTLATLISSGVPILESLAIAELTCGNAVIADACRAAASHVKEGGSLAEPLNASREFPPMVIQMILVGEAAGTLDQMLEEVANHYDELVQHGIKRVMSLVEPMFLVVMGGMVAFIMASLLLPMFRLVNVVK
- a CDS encoding type II secretion system protein, with product MKRRGLGWRSAFTLIEMLIVIMVIAILIGVLLPQFRGAQDEAAIQRAKSELRTIATAIESYYIHNSNTIVSALTSLTTASPRIISSIPDDPFRAGSNDYSFYRDTNAIYYVVFSYGQDRAAAITSITTGGVPQCTGANCATSIDDICVTNGSPPGAPNC
- a CDS encoding prepilin-type N-terminal cleavage/methylation domain-containing protein, which translates into the protein MSKLFQSALGFTLMEVLIVTVLFAIFMGAVYETSIVGLRAANSADEREDLRTQMTRALDQMTREMASSYNVDVAQDQRFQFDARDIDGDGSNDTNINYVVTSGDLLRGSTLLIRDLSSLDFDYVDADGDSMSTPVASGDRDEVRVVQITMTAVKDQETISLTAAAYLRNM
- a CDS encoding discoidin domain-containing protein; the protein is MATFLLMLLLSGLALAVGVFSNNSLATSRSQLLDKQAYYIAEAGWQRARQALSAGTWSAASSTGNTYSESFGAGEYSVTIVDETTPAVEDDDTEYTITSSGYVPSAASYRSRRQVAETDVEVTVTNTNQSLSATATASSTNGSNTASKSKDGDTGTKWQAGTKGPNEWLKMDYGSAATVNRMIIKDDGNISSAITIQHSDDAAAWTAVSGSSIVESPNNTFDINFTSTSHRYFRALFPDVGSGSRAGVKEMETYNIASRAVEFGDAGTVTSQW
- the pilM gene encoding type IV pilus assembly protein PilM, whose protein sequence is MVIPAGRGAPRPDGRGKWIGLDIRPPGTRWIEMESDGKSLRVIRHGTQLGELSGRSVHAALAGADVAIRRLVMPLMPKLELLEAAKWELKDQVAFPIQEAALDVRVLGEVVEQDVKKQDVLAAAAPSRAVSALIGELTRARLRIESISPQSCAAWECVAALIPEARRGSVAVLDIGCSQTSIVIAHDGAPQLVREIAFGSDLLTQALVGTVALDDGGAVTIDRPMAERLKQRHGILSDAAEGKTDENIPLFHLASLMRPVMEQVLTELSRLFDFYKTQGHSAGVQRLLICGMDATLSNLQVSLSEGLGIPVEVFNPLQHLPQPSKTAADELPEAEGSRLAAAIGLALSHGQGVNLLPRASQTANAAGDATANRTPRLAAAVGLIALAVTGGFLAAVGISQWHVSRQQRLWQQIEPAYTQRLNQDEANRSLDAALDIVQTFFERQPLWGSLLKELAALVPATIELTECHIEFEGERRIARLKGRVIAAGNGGGVAQLAEALERSPFFSDVNLIDSEVRSSEMGASTFSLEAFLE
- a CDS encoding VTT domain-containing protein; the encoded protein is METLREFFANLYHFDALIRWGGYTVLVGIVFAETGLLAGFFLPGDSLLVTAGLLAVGDGPLNIGALIILLSAAAIAGDSTGYAIGYHAGPKIFRREDSRWFRKEHVRRTQRFYDTYGAKTIVLARFMPFVRTFAPTVAGVARMRYRTFVIFNILGGISWVASMTLAGYWLGRSVPHIDRQLHWIILGIIIVSMLPIIREWLVSRHRRHEPA
- a CDS encoding DEAD/DEAH box helicase is translated as MSPPEPLPEAAFDDLRLHPNLLKGIHDLGFLRPTPIQAQAIPHILAGRDVIGCAQTGTGKTAAFVLPILHRLLLRPSTRHLRALIIAPTRELALQSMDHLKALSRYVHLKGAAIFGGVPMDPQIKALTQGVDIVSATPGRLLDHVYSGRINFVDLEVFVLDEADRMLDMGFLPDIQKIMRLLPVKRQNLLFSATMPPSVLTLVHQILHHPVTVEIGQRSSPAVGIRHAIYPVARAQKVELLAHLLRQPGMTSVLVFSRTKHYADRLSQMLQRHGFSVSVLHGDRSQSQRLRALDQFRRGKTQVMVATDIAARGIDIEDITHVINFDVPNTPDDYVHRIGRTARAEATGDAFTLIDHDEEPLIADIERALARTLPRVTLPDFQYKKSEPHRPHEPYRHRPGQRPPPRAHDAHGHRYRHR
- the ychF gene encoding redox-regulated ATPase YchF; this encodes MQVGLIGLPQSGKKTLLRLLTGVDATTVSHGNGGAIPGICPVRDPRLDRLAAMYRPKKLTPATIEYHLLPDLTKDSAKNQELFKALERVDVFGVVVRAFADTAVFHLEGSVDPLRDIEIVVNELLLNDLLFVDKRLERIAKDALRSAGPDRAAEQALLRALHGHLNNNQPVRTFPLDAAAAKLLASAPLLSRKPLLLILNVGEEELASHRLAAAVSERYGAQGALSVEVSAKIEEELSQLEDPTERAAFLADLGLAESAIDRLTRMSYSALGLISYFTVGEDEVRAWTIRRGAAAPEAGGAIHSDIARGFIRAERIAYEDLISLGSEQAVSQAGKAQLKGKEYVVEDGDILNFRFNV